From a region of the Oncorhynchus keta strain PuntledgeMale-10-30-2019 chromosome 13, Oket_V2, whole genome shotgun sequence genome:
- the LOC118392157 gene encoding zinc finger protein 219-like isoform X3, whose amino-acid sequence MDSPPECVLALSCELPQSPPTLPSLDHSPQASPHFTSHLSPSHSPLDLPLAHSPSALSHTPEPLSNTLDTTPYFPFSSFPLNHHNEEEEEDEDELSAPPSPTPAVALFLGGLPEVCSPSSESSPPVTPTSSAPLPGFGALELALSSGQQGATCSDELDLQLFHKDGGSLLGSLPGRKGVSRGAAGLKFPCLVCGKRFRFQSILSLHARAHSLDRDRRASALYRNTGTMTGSIIGTGSTAHLKAHQNHNDVGQNHRSHRQSPLLSVSLTQGLRGEDGDALEEALQMDHQTLQPFLMDDSTPLSPPLTEEVPLSLTSPYSSSCGLGGMGPAILEEAALATAAAPAFRCHACKGKFRTASELSRHVRILHNPYKCTLCSFSASQEERLAAHLHDSHPSLSLSPPVELPALPPYTPRHPPIITTTTAVIPTPIPDTLVPTPNPTPTLAPGAPPLPAFRCETCGQRFTQSWFLKGHMRKHKDSLDHKCQVCGRGFKEPWFLKNHMKVHLNKLGLKAGLGGLGGLVAPVAGAEHRGPKGSVTSQGLNALYSSLLLARGGGGRGGRSRAERDGAGVSSKSAILGYLGLPSDGGGGASCMERLQAVAQVAEMGNGSGGGGGGGGEAAGDGGDQIAMWQLVARSLVAAQQAQQAQQAQRQNQRTQHLHRAPSRSSVVGEAEQVRAYLGGLDPREEPPSSGAPWECPDCGKLFRSLQQVVAHARVHVQRPHKNHGHPPRYATGGEEDGGASQSGGGRGGGGGREGSSEGRQESKLQSGPQHQSAAGGGFHSVMSQFQGERPYKCPHCDYAGTQSGSLKYHLQRHHREQRNAMGASSSTASSPGLTSASLGGGGGAPRGEGREGMAKQRRPQSFTHGSAARTPAETASSRHNQHQPWILGLPEQRDRDHGKAMGGLRDADLESQYRYLSGVMGALYQGGMEGGWTGESPTSTPTPPPPKAPKVSRRKPLTTSRMVPANGRERMGGGSAQGTQERGLLSQPLDLSRRPSPGLGGLEEDGVPGGGGGGGGGAGVTLNQCLFCPFRTCSAELMAMHLQVNHTSKSRRKRGAHNPSSLGEHGPQRPPQPRADPDPLALWRYLSESEDRAPLEEWASSRVERERGMENGLTPEEVDLEGSYNLHHPLHASNQASTTTRNTRSGLAGLGQDGKLEEDGEEEEEEEEGEEEDLERESSSPGDSPTEHGMRMSLSMSTALGSDRLTREEEAVMGD is encoded by the exons atGGATTCTCCTCCTGAATGTGTTTTGGCTCTTTCATGTGAGCTGCCCCAGTCACCCCCAACACTACCATCGCTGGACCACAGTCCCCAGGCCTCTCCTCACTTtacctcccacctctccccttcaCACAGCCCCCTGGACCTGCCCCTAGCCCATAGCCCCTCAGCCCTGTCCCACACACCAGAACCCCTGTCGAACACCCTAGACACCACCCCCtacttccccttctcctccttccccctcaaCCACCacaatgaggaagaggaggaggatgaagatgagctGTCAGCCCCTCCGTCCCCCACCCCGGCTGTGGCTCTCTTCCTGGGGGGTCTTCCGGAGGTGTGTAGCCCCTCTTCGGAGAGTTCTCCTCCGGTCACTCCGACATCATCGGCCCCTCTCCCCGGGTTCGGGGCCCTGGAGCTGGCCCTGTCCTCCGGGCAGCAGGGTGCCACCTGTAGTGATGAGCTAGACCTCCAGCTCTTCCATAAGGACGGGGGGAGTCTGTTAGGGTCTCTGCCCGGGAGGAAGGGTGTTTCTAGGGGAGCAGCCGGACTCAAGTTCCCCTGTCTGGTTTGTGGGAAGAGATTCCGCTTCCAGAGTATCTTGTCGCTCCACGCCCGCGCTCACAGTCTGGACCGGGACCGCCGCGCCTCAGCTCTGTACCGCAACACAGGCACCATGACCGGGAGCATCATTGGGACGGGGTCCACGGCGCATCTCAAAGCCCACCAGAACCACAACGACGTGGGACAAAACCACCGCAGTCACCGCCAGAGTCCCCTGCTGTCTGTATCTCTAACCCAGGGActgagaggggaggatggggatgCTCTAGAGGAGGCTCTGCAGATGGATCACCAGACCCTCCAGCCGTTCCTAATGGATGACAGCACACCGCTGAGCCCTCCGCTGACCGAGGAGGTgcccctctccctcacctccccctactcctcttcCTGCGGCCTGGGTGGCATGGGTCCTGCCATCTTAGAAGAAGCCGCCCTGGCCACAGCGGCAGCGCCCGCCTTCCGCTGCCACGCCTGCAAGGGTAAATTCCGCACGGCCTCGGAGCTGTCTCGTCACGTCCGCATCCTCCACAACCCGTACAAGTGCACCCTGTGCTCCTTCTCTGCCAGCCAGGAAGAACGCCTGGCCGCACACCTCCACGACAGCcacccctccctgtccctctcccccccGGTGGAACTCCCCGCCCTGCCCCCCTACACCCCCAGACACCCCCCCATCATAACCACCACCACTGCCGTCATCCCCACACCCATCCCAGACACTCTCGTTCCCACCCCCAACCCGACCCCCACCCTGGCCCCAGGGGCTCCGCCTCTGCCGGCCTTCCGCTGTGAGACGTGCGGCCAGCGCTTCACCCAGTCCTGGTTCCTGAAGGGCCACATGAGGAAGCACAAGGATTCTCTGGACCACAAATGTCAGGTGTGCGGCCGTGGCTTCAAGGAGCCTTGGTTCCTCAAGAACCACATGAAG GTGCACCTCAACAAGCTGGGCCTGAAGGCAGGTCTGGGCGGGCTGGGGGGGCTGGTGGCTCCTGTGGCCGGGGCTGAACATAGAGGCCCCAAAggctctgtcaccagccagggcCTCAACGCTCTCTACTCCAGTCTCTTGCTGGCTCgtggtggaggggggagaggggggcgaTCAAGGGCTGAGCGGGACGGCGCCGGAGTCTCTAGTAAATCGGCCATCTTGGGCTACCTGGGGTTGCCCAGCGATGGCGGTGGCGGCGCCAGCTGCATGGAACGGCTgcaggccgtggctcaggtggcGGAGATGGGGAATGGGagcggaggaggagggggaggaggaggagaggcagcagGAGATGGAGGGGACCAGATAGCCATGTGGCAGCTGGTAGCCCGTAGCCTAGTAGCAGCTCAACAGGCCCAGCAAGCCCAGCAGGCTCAGAGGCAGAACCAGAGGACCCAGCACCTGCACCGAGCCCCATCCAGGAGCTCCGTGGTGGGGGAGGCTGAGCAGGTCAGGGCCTACCTTGGAGGTCTGGATCCCCGAGAGGAGCCTCCGTCCTCCGGAGCCCCATGGGAGTGCCCCGACTGTGGGAAGCTGTTCCGGAGCCTGCAGCAGGTGGTGGCGCACGCTCGCGTCCACGTCCAGCGGCCCCATAAGAACCACGGTCACCCCCCGCGCTACgccacaggaggagaggaggatggaggagcgAGCCAGAGTgggggaggacgaggaggaggaggtgggagagaaggTAGTAGCGAGGGAAGACAGGAGTCCAAACTTCAAAGTGGACCTCAACATCAGTCAGCAGCCGGAGGAGGGTTCCACTCAGTGATGTCACAGTTCCAAG GGGAGAGACCGTATAAATGTCCCCACTGTGACTACGCGGGAACCCAGTCAGGCTCTCTAAAGTACCATCTCCAGAGGCACCACAGAGAACAGAGGAACGCCATGGGGGCCTCTTCATCCACCGCCTCCTCCCCCGGCCTCACTTCTGCCTCtctgggaggtggtggaggagctccacggggggagggaagggaggggatggccaaACAGCGCCGGCCCCAGAGCTTCACCCATGGCTCAGCCGCCAGAACCCCGGCAGAGACCGCATCCTCCAGGCACAACCAGCACCAGCCCTGGATCCTGGGCCTTCccgagcagagagacagggaccaTGGGAAGGCCATGGGAGGACTGAGGGATGCAGATCTGGAGAGCCAGTACCGGTACCTATCCGGGGTGATGGGGGCGCTGTACcagggggggatggagggagggtggacgGGGGagtcccctacctccacccccaccccGCCCCCGCCAAAGGCGCCCAAAGTGTCCCGTCGCAAACCACTCACCACCAGCCGCATGGTGCCAGCTAACGGGAGGGAGCGGATGGGAGGGGGATCAGCTCAGGGCACCCAGGAGAGAGGCTTGTTGTCCCAGCCCCTGGATCTCTCCCGCCGCCCCTCCCCTGGGCTCGGAGGTCTGGAGGAGGATGGAGTACCGGgagggggtggtggaggaggaggaggagcaggggtcACCCTTAACCAGTGCCTGTTCTGTCCCTTCCGTACCTGCTCAGCCGAGCTGATGGCCATGCACCTCCAGGTCAACCACACCAGCAAGTCCAGGCGTAAGAGGGGGGCCCACAACCCCAGCTCCCTGGGGGAACACGGGCCCCAGAGGCCACCCCAACCCCGGGCTGACCCAGACCCCCTAGCCCTGTGGAG gtaccTGAGCGAGAGTGAAGATAGGGCCCCCCTCGAGGAATGGGCCTCATccagggtggagagggagagagggatggagaatggCCTCACCCCAGAGGAAGTGGACCTAGAGGGCAGCTACAACCTCCACCACCCCCTGCATGCTTCTAACCAGGCCTCCACCACAACCAGGAACACAAGGAGTGGCCTCGCTGGCCTGGGGCAGGACGGCAAGCtggaggaggatggggaagaggaggaagaagaggaggaaggagaagaggaggatttgGAAAGGGAGAGCAGTAGTCCAGGGGATTCCCCTACAGAGCATGGGATGAggatgtctctctccatgtcaacTGCCCTCGGCTCTGACCGTCTTACACGAGAGGAGGAAGCAGTGATGGGAGACTAA
- the LOC118392157 gene encoding zinc finger protein 219-like isoform X2: protein MDSPPECVLALSCELPQSPPTLPSLDHSPQASPHFTSHLSPSHSPLDLPLAHSPSALSHTPEPLSNTLDTTPYFPFSSFPLNHHNEEEEEDEDELSAPPSPTPAVALFLGGLPEVCSPSSESSPPVTPTSSAPLPGFGALELALSSGQQGATCSDELDLQLFHKDGGSLLGSLPGRKGVSRGAAGLKFPCLVCGKRFRFQSILSLHARAHSLDRDRRASALYRNTGTMTGSIIGTGSTAHLKAHQNHNDVGQNHRSHRQSPLLSVSLTQGLRGEDGDALEEALQMDHQTLQPFLMDDSTPLSPPLTEEVPLSLTSPYSSSCGLGGMGPAILEEAALATAAAPAFRCHACKGKFRTASELSRHVRILHNPYKCTLCSFSASQEERLAAHLHDSHPSLSLSPPVELPALPPYTPRHPPIITTTTAVIPTPIPDTLVPTPNPTPTLAPGAPPLPAFRCETCGQRFTQSWFLKGHMRKHKDSLDHKCQVCGRGFKEPWFLKNHMKVHLNKLGLKAGLGGLGGLVAPVAGAEHRGPKGSVTSQGLNALYSSLLLARGGGGRGGRSRAERDGAGVSSKSAILGYLGLPSDGGGGASCMERLQAVAQVAEMGNGSGGGGGGGGEAAGDGGDQIAMWQLVARSLVAAQQAQQAQQAQRQNQRTQHLHRAPSRSSVVGEAEQVRAYLGGLDPREEPPSSGAPWECPDCGKLFRSLQQVVAHARVHVQRPHKNHGHPPRYATGGEEDGGASQSGGGRGGGGGREGSSEGRQESKLQSGPQHQSAAGGGFHSVMSQFQGENGLSGSSSGSSVTSRERVRGTGVKDCPYCGERPYKCPHCDYAGTQSGSLKYHLQRHHREQRNAMGASSSTASSPGLTSASLGGGGGAPRGEGREGMAKQRRPQSFTHGSAARTPAETASSRHNQHQPWILGLPEQRDRDHGKAMGGLRDADLESQYRYLSGVMGALYQGGMEGGWTGESPTSTPTPPPPKAPKVSRRKPLTTSRMVPANGRERMGGGSAQGTQERGLLSQPLDLSRRPSPGLGGLEEDGVPGGGGGGGGGAGVTLNQCLFCPFRTCSAELMAMHLQVNHTSKSRRKRGAHNPSSLGEHGPQRPPQPRADPDPLALWRYLSESEDRAPLEEWASSRVERERGMENGLTPEEVDLEGSYNLHHPLHASNQASTTTRNTRSGLAGLGQDGKLEEDGEEEEEEEEGEEEDLERESSSPGDSPTEHGMRMSLSMSTALGSDRLTREEEAVMGD from the exons atGGATTCTCCTCCTGAATGTGTTTTGGCTCTTTCATGTGAGCTGCCCCAGTCACCCCCAACACTACCATCGCTGGACCACAGTCCCCAGGCCTCTCCTCACTTtacctcccacctctccccttcaCACAGCCCCCTGGACCTGCCCCTAGCCCATAGCCCCTCAGCCCTGTCCCACACACCAGAACCCCTGTCGAACACCCTAGACACCACCCCCtacttccccttctcctccttccccctcaaCCACCacaatgaggaagaggaggaggatgaagatgagctGTCAGCCCCTCCGTCCCCCACCCCGGCTGTGGCTCTCTTCCTGGGGGGTCTTCCGGAGGTGTGTAGCCCCTCTTCGGAGAGTTCTCCTCCGGTCACTCCGACATCATCGGCCCCTCTCCCCGGGTTCGGGGCCCTGGAGCTGGCCCTGTCCTCCGGGCAGCAGGGTGCCACCTGTAGTGATGAGCTAGACCTCCAGCTCTTCCATAAGGACGGGGGGAGTCTGTTAGGGTCTCTGCCCGGGAGGAAGGGTGTTTCTAGGGGAGCAGCCGGACTCAAGTTCCCCTGTCTGGTTTGTGGGAAGAGATTCCGCTTCCAGAGTATCTTGTCGCTCCACGCCCGCGCTCACAGTCTGGACCGGGACCGCCGCGCCTCAGCTCTGTACCGCAACACAGGCACCATGACCGGGAGCATCATTGGGACGGGGTCCACGGCGCATCTCAAAGCCCACCAGAACCACAACGACGTGGGACAAAACCACCGCAGTCACCGCCAGAGTCCCCTGCTGTCTGTATCTCTAACCCAGGGActgagaggggaggatggggatgCTCTAGAGGAGGCTCTGCAGATGGATCACCAGACCCTCCAGCCGTTCCTAATGGATGACAGCACACCGCTGAGCCCTCCGCTGACCGAGGAGGTgcccctctccctcacctccccctactcctcttcCTGCGGCCTGGGTGGCATGGGTCCTGCCATCTTAGAAGAAGCCGCCCTGGCCACAGCGGCAGCGCCCGCCTTCCGCTGCCACGCCTGCAAGGGTAAATTCCGCACGGCCTCGGAGCTGTCTCGTCACGTCCGCATCCTCCACAACCCGTACAAGTGCACCCTGTGCTCCTTCTCTGCCAGCCAGGAAGAACGCCTGGCCGCACACCTCCACGACAGCcacccctccctgtccctctcccccccGGTGGAACTCCCCGCCCTGCCCCCCTACACCCCCAGACACCCCCCCATCATAACCACCACCACTGCCGTCATCCCCACACCCATCCCAGACACTCTCGTTCCCACCCCCAACCCGACCCCCACCCTGGCCCCAGGGGCTCCGCCTCTGCCGGCCTTCCGCTGTGAGACGTGCGGCCAGCGCTTCACCCAGTCCTGGTTCCTGAAGGGCCACATGAGGAAGCACAAGGATTCTCTGGACCACAAATGTCAGGTGTGCGGCCGTGGCTTCAAGGAGCCTTGGTTCCTCAAGAACCACATGAAG GTGCACCTCAACAAGCTGGGCCTGAAGGCAGGTCTGGGCGGGCTGGGGGGGCTGGTGGCTCCTGTGGCCGGGGCTGAACATAGAGGCCCCAAAggctctgtcaccagccagggcCTCAACGCTCTCTACTCCAGTCTCTTGCTGGCTCgtggtggaggggggagaggggggcgaTCAAGGGCTGAGCGGGACGGCGCCGGAGTCTCTAGTAAATCGGCCATCTTGGGCTACCTGGGGTTGCCCAGCGATGGCGGTGGCGGCGCCAGCTGCATGGAACGGCTgcaggccgtggctcaggtggcGGAGATGGGGAATGGGagcggaggaggagggggaggaggaggagaggcagcagGAGATGGAGGGGACCAGATAGCCATGTGGCAGCTGGTAGCCCGTAGCCTAGTAGCAGCTCAACAGGCCCAGCAAGCCCAGCAGGCTCAGAGGCAGAACCAGAGGACCCAGCACCTGCACCGAGCCCCATCCAGGAGCTCCGTGGTGGGGGAGGCTGAGCAGGTCAGGGCCTACCTTGGAGGTCTGGATCCCCGAGAGGAGCCTCCGTCCTCCGGAGCCCCATGGGAGTGCCCCGACTGTGGGAAGCTGTTCCGGAGCCTGCAGCAGGTGGTGGCGCACGCTCGCGTCCACGTCCAGCGGCCCCATAAGAACCACGGTCACCCCCCGCGCTACgccacaggaggagaggaggatggaggagcgAGCCAGAGTgggggaggacgaggaggaggaggtgggagagaaggTAGTAGCGAGGGAAGACAGGAGTCCAAACTTCAAAGTGGACCTCAACATCAGTCAGCAGCCGGAGGAGGGTTCCACTCAGTGATGTCACAGTTCCAAG gagAGAACGGTCTATCTGGGTCATCTTCAGGTTCGTCCGTGACTTCTAGGGAGCGTGTGCGAGGCACAGGGGTGAAAGACTGCCCCTATTGCG GGGAGAGACCGTATAAATGTCCCCACTGTGACTACGCGGGAACCCAGTCAGGCTCTCTAAAGTACCATCTCCAGAGGCACCACAGAGAACAGAGGAACGCCATGGGGGCCTCTTCATCCACCGCCTCCTCCCCCGGCCTCACTTCTGCCTCtctgggaggtggtggaggagctccacggggggagggaagggaggggatggccaaACAGCGCCGGCCCCAGAGCTTCACCCATGGCTCAGCCGCCAGAACCCCGGCAGAGACCGCATCCTCCAGGCACAACCAGCACCAGCCCTGGATCCTGGGCCTTCccgagcagagagacagggaccaTGGGAAGGCCATGGGAGGACTGAGGGATGCAGATCTGGAGAGCCAGTACCGGTACCTATCCGGGGTGATGGGGGCGCTGTACcagggggggatggagggagggtggacgGGGGagtcccctacctccacccccaccccGCCCCCGCCAAAGGCGCCCAAAGTGTCCCGTCGCAAACCACTCACCACCAGCCGCATGGTGCCAGCTAACGGGAGGGAGCGGATGGGAGGGGGATCAGCTCAGGGCACCCAGGAGAGAGGCTTGTTGTCCCAGCCCCTGGATCTCTCCCGCCGCCCCTCCCCTGGGCTCGGAGGTCTGGAGGAGGATGGAGTACCGGgagggggtggtggaggaggaggaggagcaggggtcACCCTTAACCAGTGCCTGTTCTGTCCCTTCCGTACCTGCTCAGCCGAGCTGATGGCCATGCACCTCCAGGTCAACCACACCAGCAAGTCCAGGCGTAAGAGGGGGGCCCACAACCCCAGCTCCCTGGGGGAACACGGGCCCCAGAGGCCACCCCAACCCCGGGCTGACCCAGACCCCCTAGCCCTGTGGAG gtaccTGAGCGAGAGTGAAGATAGGGCCCCCCTCGAGGAATGGGCCTCATccagggtggagagggagagagggatggagaatggCCTCACCCCAGAGGAAGTGGACCTAGAGGGCAGCTACAACCTCCACCACCCCCTGCATGCTTCTAACCAGGCCTCCACCACAACCAGGAACACAAGGAGTGGCCTCGCTGGCCTGGGGCAGGACGGCAAGCtggaggaggatggggaagaggaggaagaagaggaggaaggagaagaggaggatttgGAAAGGGAGAGCAGTAGTCCAGGGGATTCCCCTACAGAGCATGGGATGAggatgtctctctccatgtcaacTGCCCTCGGCTCTGACCGTCTTACACGAGAGGAGGAAGCAGTGATGGGAGACTAA